One Capsicum annuum cultivar UCD-10X-F1 chromosome 2, UCD10Xv1.1, whole genome shotgun sequence genomic window carries:
- the LOC107860331 gene encoding reticulon-like protein B13, with amino-acid sequence MQTTTESPPISPTPELVNNSESNQQTSTDSPITAPARDVVNNTGTLGDLILWKRKSNSVVALLAATTIWLSLDIYGLTFITLASWIAMFAIASIFLWGNIYMLLGKEPLDMSMMYINDESVVEAGTKFRESVEKSLRFLFSVSTEREWFVFVGTVASLGLLSVVASHLDLPTLLFLGVMMGLTAPVVYVKYEDGIKDLGQRVRVRSHTYYSAVAEKCHTYYSAIVERVKNMKTKLQNKKRKKTE; translated from the exons ATGCAGACTACAACTGAATCTCCGCCAATTTCACCAACTCCTGAACTTGTCAACAATTCAG AATCCAACCAGCAGACTTCTACAGACTCTCCAATAACTGCACCTGCTCGCGATGTTGTCAATAATACAG GTACACTCGGAGATTTAATTTTATGGAAGAGGAAGAGTAATAGTGTTGTTGCACTATTAGCAGCTACAACGATATGGCTGTCACTTGATATATATGGATTGACCTTTATAACGCTGGCGTCCTGGATCGCCATGTTCGCCATTgcttccatctttctttggggaAACATATATATGCTCTTGGGGAA AGAGCCCCTGGACATGTCAATGATGTACATAAACGACGAATCAGTTGTGGAAGCAGGCACCAAATTTCGTGAATCGGTTGAGAAAAGCCTAAGGTTTCTGTTTAGCGTGAGTACTGAGAGAGAGTGGTTCGTCTTTGTGGGAACTGTAGCTTCGTTGGGTCTGCTTTCGGTTGTGGCCAGCCATCTTGATTTACCTACGCTTCTCTTCCTTG GGGTTATGATGGGGCTTACTGCACCAGTGGTATATGTGAAATATGAAGACGGGATTAAGGACTTGGGGCAGCGAGTAAGGGTCCGATCCCACACGTATTATAGCGCCGTGGCAGAGAAATGTCACACATATTATAGTGCCATAGTGGAGAGGGTGAAGAACATGAAGACCAAGCTGCAgaacaa